Proteins encoded in a region of the Bacteroidales bacterium genome:
- the dapA gene encoding 4-hydroxy-tetrahydrodipicolinate synthase produces the protein MVKGAYTLLITPFKQDLSLDEEGLKMLVERQIKSGIHGIAPLGVTGENTMMSDEEVYRVIQIIAETARGRVKLAPDACSTSLWEAKERVQRFADLGVDYIAVFTPYFVLPKQEGLIDFYEKLADFSPVPILLHNAPERTGVDLLPETTGLLAKHPNIIGIKDGNKKLDHLAKIIYLTRNENFFVFTGKDTTAYPIISFGGAGTFTVSGNVIPEVMKSLTELALEGKMKEAEKIHFEYYELFEAIRFESNPMAAKMALNLMGLPAGGHRSPLTPLSTEKTEKLKKIMQKNRLI, from the coding sequence ATGGTAAAAGGAGCTTATACTCTGTTGATTACGCCTTTCAAACAGGATTTATCTCTTGATGAAGAAGGGCTCAAAATGCTTGTTGAACGACAAATAAAATCCGGCATTCATGGCATCGCACCACTGGGCGTTACAGGCGAAAACACCATGATGTCGGATGAGGAAGTGTACCGCGTGATACAAATCATTGCCGAAACTGCTCGTGGCAGGGTGAAACTGGCCCCCGATGCCTGCAGCACCAGTTTGTGGGAAGCCAAAGAACGTGTACAACGCTTTGCCGACCTGGGCGTGGATTATATAGCGGTTTTTACACCTTATTTTGTTCTTCCAAAGCAGGAAGGGCTGATTGACTTTTATGAAAAACTTGCCGATTTCTCTCCGGTGCCTATATTGTTGCACAATGCCCCTGAAAGGACAGGTGTGGACTTATTGCCCGAAACAACAGGACTGCTGGCGAAACATCCAAATATTATCGGAATTAAGGATGGAAATAAAAAATTGGATCACCTCGCTAAAATTATTTACCTTACACGCAATGAGAACTTTTTTGTATTTACCGGCAAAGATACTACTGCATATCCCATCATTTCTTTTGGAGGGGCGGGCACTTTTACAGTTTCCGGAAATGTTATCCCCGAAGTTATGAAAAGTTTGACAGAATTGGCCCTTGAAGGAAAAATGAAAGAAGCCGAAAAAATTCATTTTGAATATTACGAACTGTTCGAGGCCATCCGTTTTGAGTCTAATCCTATGGCAGCAAAAATGGCGCTTAACCTTATGGGTTTGCCGGCCGGTGGACACCGCTCGCCGCTTACTCCTTTGAGCACCGAAAAAACGGAAAAATTGAAAAAAATTATGCAGAAAAACAGACTAATATGA
- a CDS encoding gliding motility-associated C-terminal domain-containing protein translates to MKKTIILLLLICLGSETFSYAQRGKNGSYTVSLTNTILNAYTTLISDITAGATSITVANNSLSLFSTNLAPGDLIFIIQMQGAAIFTDEWWHEYGYITELGNCGKYEFAQVASVAGGQTINLTCGLVNNYSVSGKTQIVRVPRFTTLTINSGAELTCNAWNGSTGGVLVVETLGDIINNGAVNTSGKGFRGGAVSPQTSTVYTYNGYASTNNNLGGQKGEGIADYGGSAQYGRGAPANGGGGGNAHNAGGGGGCNVGQTSAWVDGSGFPDTTTSSSYIQAWDLESANFHKVVSYGGGRGGYSWSYKNRDALTVAPGDALWEGDNRKNYGGLGGWPLFPNWNGYERLYLGGGGGGGHQNDTWGGAGSNGGGIIYAMCYGNISGSGEFNANGINGLNSTSGTGFLGSNGADGAGGGGGGGAVVLNSVGPISGVSVWASGGNGGNQVISTYYNTIQSQAQGPGGGGGGGYIAISNGSIYKNAEGGLNGTTNSSGVSPEFPPNGATSGRRGVDNATVAHFSVSASDVLTCQGVPVTLTANITGTPPSGTSYGWYSSEFGGTQLSNTTSLYISNPQATTTYYFGTCPGTYRIPVVLTVSLVNADAGEDDGLCNGNSVTLHASPGIAYTWSPADGLDDIHSQNPVCTTNVTTQYYVTITNADYCTGVDSVTISVLNVIPFVTNDTSVCEGNDVTLTASGGILYHWSTNQNSQSINVSPSVTETYFVTVSVLGCSATEDVVVTVNELPDVDLGDDTTFCDGAVLLLDAGNPGFAFLWQDSHDGQTYNAGSSGLYWVQVSDIHGCVGRDSIDITVEPWADATITPQPPLCINWLPVTLTAAESGGIWSGTGITDNINGVFNPAVALADSNQVIYTLGGLCGDSDTIYIIVNLLPVVNLGNDASYCMGDTISLDAGNTGATYLWNNSFDEQIMDVYTSGTYWVEVTDANSCVENDSIILAFLPVADATITAVGPSCENIGNIDMEAAQSGGLWSGNGMTNSSTGMFNTINAGVGTSKVIYTISGQCGDSDTIYIVVLPAQDVDVDFANPDCPNFDQGTIELSVTGGTQPYDYEWNTGDTTLQLSGLIEGNYTVTITDSNGCVISRTVELINPDVDCYHPVFYVPNIFSPNGDGQNDVFRVRGEGIVELSLVVFDRWGEKVFDTGNVNGEWDGTYKGKDMPNGVYSYYVVAKMQDDSQIKKKGNVTLER, encoded by the coding sequence ATGAAAAAAACAATCATACTCCTGCTTCTCATTTGTTTGGGAAGTGAGACATTTTCTTATGCTCAGAGAGGCAAGAACGGTTCATATACAGTTTCTTTAACGAATACAATATTGAATGCTTATACGACCTTGATAAGTGATATTACTGCCGGGGCAACAAGCATCACTGTTGCTAACAATTCACTTTCTCTTTTTTCTACCAACCTTGCTCCTGGCGACCTTATTTTTATCATTCAGATGCAGGGTGCAGCTATTTTTACAGATGAATGGTGGCATGAATACGGATATATAACCGAACTTGGAAATTGCGGAAAATATGAATTTGCTCAGGTTGCATCTGTGGCAGGAGGCCAGACTATTAATCTTACATGCGGGCTTGTTAATAATTATTCGGTAAGCGGAAAAACACAGATAGTCAGAGTGCCGCGCTTCACAACACTGACAATAAATTCAGGGGCAGAACTTACCTGTAATGCATGGAATGGGAGCACCGGAGGTGTTTTGGTAGTGGAAACACTTGGGGATATTATCAATAACGGGGCAGTCAATACATCAGGCAAAGGTTTCCGTGGTGGTGCGGTTTCTCCGCAAACCTCTACCGTTTATACTTACAACGGTTATGCATCTACAAATAATAATTTGGGAGGTCAAAAAGGAGAAGGTATTGCCGACTATGGGGGCTCTGCACAATATGGCAGGGGTGCCCCGGCAAACGGCGGCGGGGGAGGTAATGCGCATAATGCCGGCGGCGGCGGCGGCTGTAATGTTGGGCAGACTTCTGCATGGGTTGACGGAAGCGGCTTCCCTGACACAACAACAAGTTCATCATACATACAGGCATGGGATTTAGAATCTGCCAATTTTCATAAAGTAGTTTCCTATGGTGGTGGCAGAGGCGGATATTCATGGTCATACAAAAACCGTGATGCATTGACGGTTGCCCCCGGTGATGCTCTGTGGGAAGGAGATAACAGGAAAAATTACGGTGGCTTAGGAGGCTGGCCTTTGTTTCCCAACTGGAACGGTTATGAACGCCTTTATTTAGGTGGTGGTGGTGGTGGTGGACATCAGAATGACACCTGGGGCGGCGCAGGAAGCAATGGAGGAGGAATTATTTATGCCATGTGTTATGGAAATATTAGCGGCTCAGGAGAGTTCAATGCAAATGGAATAAACGGGTTGAATTCAACATCGGGAACAGGCTTTTTAGGTTCCAATGGTGCCGATGGAGCTGGCGGCGGTGGCGGTGGCGGCGCAGTAGTTTTAAATTCTGTAGGGCCAATTTCAGGGGTATCAGTTTGGGCATCGGGGGGCAACGGAGGTAATCAGGTAATCAGCACTTACTATAACACCATTCAGTCTCAGGCTCAGGGGCCGGGAGGCGGAGGTGGAGGAGGTTATATCGCCATTTCCAATGGTTCAATATATAAAAATGCAGAAGGCGGGCTGAATGGCACCACAAATTCTTCAGGAGTTTCACCTGAGTTTCCTCCTAATGGAGCTACTAGCGGAAGAAGAGGAGTTGATAATGCCACAGTGGCACACTTTTCTGTCTCAGCATCAGATGTGCTTACCTGCCAGGGAGTACCTGTTACTCTTACTGCAAACATAACCGGTACCCCGCCTTCGGGAACATCATACGGCTGGTATTCTTCAGAATTCGGCGGGACACAATTGTCAAACACAACATCTCTCTATATTAGTAATCCTCAAGCCACAACAACATATTATTTTGGAACCTGCCCAGGTACATACCGCATCCCTGTTGTTTTGACAGTATCACTTGTAAATGCCGATGCAGGTGAAGATGATGGTTTGTGTAACGGGAACAGTGTCACCTTGCATGCATCCCCCGGAATAGCATATACCTGGTCGCCGGCTGACGGGCTTGATGATATTCATTCTCAAAATCCAGTTTGCACAACCAATGTAACAACTCAATATTATGTTACAATTACTAATGCCGATTACTGTACCGGTGTTGATTCCGTTACTATAAGTGTACTTAACGTAATCCCATTCGTAACAAATGATACATCCGTATGTGAAGGTAATGATGTTACATTAACAGCATCAGGTGGAATTTTATACCATTGGAGTACCAATCAGAATTCGCAAAGCATCAATGTATCCCCGTCAGTTACCGAAACCTATTTTGTTACAGTAAGTGTTTTGGGATGTTCAGCCACGGAAGATGTGGTTGTAACAGTGAATGAATTACCTGATGTGGATCTGGGCGATGATACTACATTTTGCGATGGAGCAGTTCTTCTGCTTGATGCCGGAAATCCGGGCTTCGCATTTTTGTGGCAGGATAGCCATGACGGACAGACATATAATGCCGGCAGCAGCGGACTATACTGGGTACAGGTATCAGATATTCATGGCTGCGTTGGAAGGGATTCTATTGATATCACTGTTGAACCCTGGGCGGATGCAACCATTACTCCCCAGCCGCCATTATGCATAAACTGGCTTCCGGTAACCCTTACTGCTGCAGAATCCGGCGGGATATGGAGCGGCACCGGAATAACCGATAACATCAATGGAGTGTTTAACCCTGCCGTTGCATTAGCGGACTCCAATCAGGTAATTTACACATTAGGAGGCCTTTGTGGCGATAGTGACACGATATATATCATTGTAAATTTATTGCCTGTCGTTAATTTGGGAAATGATGCTTCTTATTGTATGGGAGATACTATTAGCCTTGATGCAGGGAATACGGGCGCAACTTATTTATGGAATAATTCTTTTGACGAACAAATTATGGATGTTTATACATCAGGTACTTATTGGGTGGAAGTTACAGATGCCAATTCCTGTGTTGAAAACGATAGCATTATTCTTGCTTTTCTTCCCGTGGCCGATGCTACCATCACTGCGGTTGGCCCAAGTTGTGAAAATATTGGTAATATTGATATGGAAGCAGCCCAGTCAGGTGGTTTATGGAGCGGAAATGGCATGACAAATTCTTCAACGGGAATGTTTAATACCATAAATGCCGGCGTTGGGACTTCTAAAGTTATTTATACCATAAGCGGGCAATGCGGAGATTCCGATACTATTTATATTGTTGTCCTTCCTGCTCAGGATGTTGATGTGGATTTTGCAAATCCCGACTGCCCCAATTTTGACCAGGGGACTATAGAACTCTCAGTAACAGGAGGTACACAACCCTATGATTACGAGTGGAATACTGGAGATACAACATTGCAATTGTCCGGACTTATTGAAGGAAACTATACGGTTACTATAACGGATAGCAATGGATGTGTTATTAGTAGAACCGTCGAATTGATAAATCCAGATGTGGATTGTTATCATCCGGTTTTTTATGTCCCGAATATATTCTCACCCAACGGTGACGGACAAAACGATGTGTTTCGGGTAAGAGGGGAAGGTATTGTTGAACTCAGCCTGGTAGTATTTGACCGCTGGGGCGAAAAAGTTTTTGATACCGGCAATGTAAATGGGGAATGGGATGGAACTTACAAAGGAAAAGACATGCCCAATGGTGTATATTCATACTATGTTGTTGCCAAAATGCAGGATGATTCACAAATTAAGAAAAAAGGGAATGTTACACTGGAGAGGTAG
- a CDS encoding DUF2807 domain-containing protein has protein sequence MKIQQAILIIFLFFTSCKKENRFDCFKSTGDIITEQRFSEPFTGISVSDNVNLYLTQDSLFSIYLEAGENLISLIRSEVKDRILYLDNDNTCNWVRSFKPKVNAYVSMPSLLFLEYDGCGNIFTRNIFKDDSIRVECKNGSGIIEASLDVKKCFLIIHTGPADFNISGKADELQLYYNGSGMIHTENLPNHYTYVTQKSTGDCFINVDNLLIYNISWTGDIFYTGAPSQVQGNITGTGQAIPF, from the coding sequence ATGAAAATTCAACAGGCAATATTAATTATATTTTTATTTTTTACCTCCTGTAAAAAAGAAAATCGGTTTGATTGTTTTAAAAGCACCGGAGATATTATTACAGAACAACGCTTTTCCGAACCTTTCACAGGCATATCTGTCAGCGACAATGTTAATCTTTACCTTACCCAGGACAGCCTGTTCAGCATTTATCTGGAAGCAGGCGAAAATCTGATATCCCTGATACGTTCCGAAGTAAAAGATAGAATTTTATATCTGGATAATGACAACACATGCAACTGGGTAAGAAGTTTTAAACCAAAAGTAAATGCTTACGTCAGCATGCCTTCTTTGCTGTTTCTGGAATACGACGGTTGCGGAAATATATTTACTCGCAATATCTTTAAAGATGACAGCATACGTGTTGAATGTAAAAACGGCTCCGGTATTATTGAAGCTTCTTTAGATGTTAAGAAATGTTTTTTAATCATACATACAGGGCCTGCCGACTTTAATATCAGCGGTAAGGCCGATGAGTTGCAGCTGTATTACAATGGTTCAGGAATGATACATACTGAAAACTTACCAAACCATTACACCTATGTAACTCAAAAAAGCACCGGAGATTGCTTTATCAATGTTGACAATCTGCTCATTTACAATATTAGCTGGACAGGAGATATTTTTTATACGGGAGCACCATCACAAGTACAAGGTAATATAACTGGCACCGGCCAGGCAATTCCTTTTTAA
- a CDS encoding homoserine kinase encodes MKKIVLRGPATTANVGPGYDIFAMTLKEPYDKMVLELINDDKIIIEFDGDNQNIPVSIEDNTAGLAIMELKKKYKLNFGVKVTITKGMTSGCGLGTTGASAASAIYGLNKLLNLNLPSNELIDLARMGEIASGGSPHADNVAAALLGGFILVKSYNPIDVIKLDIPEFPVVLAVIKKNQRTTRGFITYEIGQEKLKEQMARCARVICAIYTKDIEEFGKAISKDYIAEPVRSAVITNYLDTKAKVLSAGAYGFNISGGGSSVISVCEEKKQEEIANIMEKGLKVNDNYVKIIKTTISSTGICEML; translated from the coding sequence ATGAAAAAAATTGTTTTAAGAGGACCTGCAACCACTGCTAATGTGGGTCCTGGCTATGACATTTTTGCCATGACATTAAAAGAACCATATGATAAAATGGTTCTTGAACTTATTAATGATGACAAGATAATAATTGAATTTGATGGTGATAATCAGAATATCCCTGTGAGTATCGAAGATAATACGGCAGGGCTGGCGATTATGGAGTTGAAAAAAAAATATAAACTGAATTTCGGTGTAAAAGTTACCATAACAAAAGGTATGACATCAGGTTGTGGTCTGGGGACAACAGGAGCTTCTGCTGCTTCCGCTATTTATGGCTTAAATAAATTATTAAACCTGAATTTACCCTCTAATGAACTTATTGACCTTGCCCGTATGGGAGAAATAGCTTCAGGGGGCTCGCCGCATGCCGACAATGTTGCTGCCGCATTGCTCGGAGGATTCATTCTTGTTAAAAGTTACAACCCTATTGATGTCATTAAGTTAGATATTCCGGAATTTCCGGTAGTACTGGCAGTGATTAAAAAAAACCAGAGGACAACCAGGGGTTTTATTACTTATGAAATAGGACAGGAAAAGTTAAAAGAACAAATGGCACGCTGCGCCAGGGTAATATGTGCAATTTATACTAAAGATATTGAAGAGTTCGGGAAGGCCATTAGTAAGGATTATATTGCCGAACCGGTGCGCTCAGCAGTTATTACCAATTATCTTGATACGAAAGCTAAAGTGTTATCGGCAGGCGCATATGGTTTTAACATAAGCGGGGGAGGCTCTTCGGTTATATCAGTATGTGAGGAGAAGAAACAGGAAGAAATTGCCAATATCATGGAAAAAGGCCTGAAAGTGAATGATAATTATGTGAAAATCATCAAAACTACCATAAGTTCTACAGGAATCTGTGAGATGTTATGA